The following coding sequences are from one Shewanella eurypsychrophilus window:
- a CDS encoding helix-turn-helix domain-containing protein has product MSDKLLDLDEVSKILGKPEATIKRYARENLLTNVGEDDEFKFKEDEVNRYLEFAKRLG; this is encoded by the coding sequence ATGAGTGACAAATTGTTAGACCTTGATGAAGTCAGTAAAATATTAGGTAAACCAGAAGCCACGATTAAACGTTACGCCAGAGAAAATTTACTCACTAATGTTGGCGAAGATGATGAGTTCAAATTTAAAGAAGATGAAGTTAATCGCTACCTAGAGTTTGCAAAACGTTTGGGATAA
- the cydD gene encoding heme ABC transporter permease/ATP-binding protein CydD, which produces MDKSLEKQLITWLRLQKQACGFYLNLTVIFGLLTGLSLVVQAYMLSTILHGIIILELPKSDFTQEFISLLALIPIRALLAFARERTSFESGKRLRVQIRRAVLDKLTELGPAFVKGKPVGSWASIVLEQVEDLHDFYARYLPQIILAGFIPLTILVVVFPLNWAAGFVLLATAPLIPMFMILVGMGAADANRKNFSALAKLSGHFMDRLKGLNTLKLFNRGEAEAKAIESASEEFRERTMSVLRMAFLSSAVLEFFAALSIAVLAVYFGFSYLGHLNFGDYGQGISLFIGLFVLMLAPEFYQPLRDMGTHYHAKAQAIGAAEELMALLEYKHQLSASETKVGDTQLDWQSGVEVIATDLIVMSHDGCELVGPLSFHLKQGQHMALVGPSGSGKTSLLNALLGFLPYLGSLKINGVEFKQLDKPQYRKHLAWLGQDPQLFHGSVRDNVTMANPEMSDAEVETLLSKAKVLDFVNEQALGLLHPIGEQMAGVSVGQAQRIALARALGQDASLYVLDEPTASLDSHSEQAVLAALRDAMSQSSCLMVTHRLDQLDQMDRILVLDKGVIVQQGSFIELNQELGLFKLMQQDECEVDTGINKEAHS; this is translated from the coding sequence ATGGACAAATCGCTAGAGAAACAATTGATCACATGGTTAAGGTTGCAAAAACAAGCCTGTGGTTTCTACCTTAATTTAACCGTGATATTTGGATTGTTAACAGGCCTGTCCCTAGTGGTTCAGGCATACATGCTGTCGACGATACTCCATGGCATCATCATCCTAGAGTTACCGAAATCTGACTTTACTCAAGAATTTATCTCATTGCTGGCGTTGATCCCTATTCGTGCCCTGTTGGCCTTCGCTCGAGAACGGACTAGCTTCGAGTCGGGTAAGCGTCTCAGAGTGCAGATCCGCCGCGCGGTTCTCGATAAGCTTACTGAGTTAGGTCCGGCCTTTGTTAAAGGGAAACCTGTGGGTAGCTGGGCCAGTATTGTGCTTGAGCAAGTCGAAGATTTGCATGACTTTTATGCCCGCTATCTGCCACAAATCATTCTTGCTGGCTTTATTCCATTAACCATTCTGGTGGTGGTCTTTCCGTTAAACTGGGCCGCTGGTTTTGTATTGTTGGCTACTGCACCACTTATTCCCATGTTTATGATCTTAGTTGGAATGGGAGCGGCTGATGCGAACCGGAAAAACTTCAGTGCCTTGGCTAAGCTTAGTGGCCATTTTATGGATCGATTAAAAGGGCTAAACACGTTAAAGCTATTTAATCGCGGTGAAGCCGAAGCTAAGGCGATAGAGTCAGCCTCAGAAGAGTTCCGTGAAAGAACCATGTCTGTATTGCGAATGGCCTTTCTAAGTTCAGCTGTATTGGAATTTTTTGCGGCTTTGTCGATTGCTGTATTGGCGGTCTATTTTGGATTTAGCTATCTGGGTCATCTTAATTTTGGCGATTATGGCCAAGGTATCAGCCTCTTTATCGGCTTGTTTGTGCTGATGCTCGCCCCTGAGTTTTACCAGCCTTTGAGAGATATGGGCACACATTACCATGCTAAGGCGCAAGCGATAGGTGCAGCTGAGGAGCTGATGGCATTGTTGGAATATAAGCATCAGCTTAGTGCAAGTGAAACCAAAGTTGGTGACACTCAATTAGATTGGCAAAGTGGTGTCGAGGTTATCGCTACCGATTTAATTGTGATGAGTCATGACGGCTGTGAATTAGTGGGCCCGTTGAGTTTTCATCTCAAGCAGGGCCAACATATGGCGCTAGTAGGGCCAAGTGGTTCAGGTAAAACCAGTCTACTTAATGCATTACTTGGCTTTCTTCCGTATCTAGGCTCGTTAAAAATCAATGGTGTTGAGTTTAAGCAACTGGATAAGCCTCAATATCGTAAACATCTTGCTTGGCTTGGACAAGATCCTCAGCTATTTCACGGTAGCGTTCGGGATAATGTCACCATGGCTAATCCAGAAATGAGTGATGCCGAGGTTGAGACCTTGCTGTCTAAGGCTAAGGTGTTGGATTTTGTTAATGAGCAAGCCTTAGGCTTGCTACATCCCATCGGTGAGCAGATGGCTGGCGTCTCCGTCGGCCAAGCACAGCGTATCGCGTTAGCCAGGGCCTTAGGGCAAGATGCTAGCCTGTACGTGTTAGATGAACCGACTGCAAGCTTAGATAGTCATAGTGAGCAGGCGGTGTTAGCGGCGCTGCGAGATGCCATGTCACAATCTTCATGTCTGATGGTGACCCATAGGTTAGATCAGCTTGATCAAATGGACCGTATTTTGGTGCTGGATAAAGGCGTTATTGTTCAGCAAGGCAGCTTCATCGAGTTGAATCAAGAGCTTGGTCTATTTAAGCTGATGCAACAAGATGAGTGCGAAGTCGATACCGGTATCAATAAGGAGGCACACTCATGA
- a CDS encoding DUF3565 domain-containing protein yields the protein MKQSIADYLKDDENHWVAILQCGHHQHVRHVPPWVVRPWVITVEGRTSMLGYKLNCKKCDLGTEKDVSE from the coding sequence ATGAAACAGTCGATAGCTGATTATCTGAAAGATGATGAAAATCATTGGGTTGCTATACTTCAATGTGGACATCATCAACACGTAAGGCATGTGCCGCCTTGGGTTGTTCGCCCTTGGGTGATAACAGTAGAAGGCAGAACATCTATGCTTGGTTATAAACTGAATTGCAAAAAATGTGATTTAGGGACCGAGAAAGATGTGAGTGAGTAA
- a CDS encoding DUF3622 domain-containing protein produces MTQTKKFDFRIKQDKDVWAAEITRRQTARKTVVSKRKTGFATEAEATAWGEKELKSYLDNLMERNERKAKQREERTEAAAAKEQAADAWREARDVADGESEGSDSFDEDSDDYASDK; encoded by the coding sequence ATGACACAAACTAAGAAGTTCGATTTTCGCATCAAACAAGACAAAGATGTTTGGGCTGCTGAGATCACTCGCCGCCAAACAGCAAGAAAAACCGTCGTTTCGAAAAGAAAGACAGGTTTTGCTACCGAAGCTGAAGCTACGGCTTGGGGTGAGAAAGAGCTTAAATCATACCTCGACAACTTGATGGAGCGTAATGAGCGCAAAGCCAAGCAACGTGAAGAGCGTACTGAAGCTGCAGCAGCGAAAGAGCAGGCTGCTGATGCGTGGCGTGAAGCGCGTGATGTTGCAGACGGTGAGTCAGAGGGTTCTGATTCTTTTGACGAAGATAGTGATGACTACGCTTCTGATAAGTAA
- the putA gene encoding bifunctional proline dehydrogenase/L-glutamate gamma-semialdehyde dehydrogenase PutA, translating into MEAITMFKASEVLAGHYDSANLDELFKAITNNYIVDEDEYLSELIKLVPSSHDEIQRVTKRAHDLVAKVRQYDKKGLMVGIDAFLQQYSLETQEGIILMCLAEALLRIPDAATADALIQDKLSGAKWDKHMSQSDSTLVNASTWGLMLTGKIVTLDKNIDGKPSSLLNRLVNRMGEPVIRQAMLAAMKIMGKQFVLGTCIKDGLKNSEANRKIGYTHSYDMLGEAALTKTDADKYFDEYSSAIAALGSQSYDESKAPRPTISIKLSALHPRYEVANQDRVLSELYDTLIKLIQQGRQLNVGITIDAEEMDRLELHLKLFQKLYNSDAAKGWGLLGIVVQTYAKRGLPVLCWLTRLAKDQGDEIPVRLVKGAYWDSELKWAQQAGEAGYSLFTRKAGTDVSYLASARYLLSDATRGAIYPQFATHNAQSVAAIMDIAGDRLYEFQRLHGMGQELYDTLIAECPTTRIRIYAPIGEHKELLPYLVRRLLENGANTSFVHKLVDPKVAIESLVVHPITTLQKYKTLSNNKIVQPADIFGSSRKNSKGLNMNIISESEPFFAAIDKFKDTTWHAGPLVNGEVLSGETNEIVSPFDTTQVVGKLAFANNQAIEQALSGAEKAFPAWCNTPVEERASALQKLADLLEENREELIALCTREAGKSIQDGIDEVREAVDFCRYYAVQAKKMMAQPELLPGPTGELNELFIQGRGIFVCISPWNFPLAIFIGQVAAALAAGNTVVAKPAEQTSIVGFRAVQLAHEAGIPKEVLQFLPGTGATVGAAITSDERIGGVCFTGSTGTAKLINRTLAMREGAIIPLIAETGGQNAMVVDSTSQPEQVVHDVIDSSFTSAGQRCSALRVLFLQEDIADRVLEVMKGAMDELTIGNPSSVKTDVGPVIDAAAQANLNAHIDHIKQVGTLLKQLELPAGTENGYFVAPTAVEIDSIKVLEKEHFGPILHVIRYKAADLSKVIDEINSTGFGLTLGIHSRNEGHALEIASKVNVGNVYINRNQIGAVVGVQPFGGQGLSGTGPKAGGPHYLTRFITEKTRTNNITAIGGNATLLSLGDSDD; encoded by the coding sequence ATGGAAGCGATTACTATGTTCAAAGCGAGTGAAGTTCTAGCAGGTCACTATGACTCAGCTAACCTCGATGAGCTGTTTAAAGCCATCACCAATAACTACATTGTCGATGAAGATGAATATCTATCTGAACTGATCAAACTTGTCCCCTCTAGTCACGATGAAATTCAACGTGTGACTAAAAGAGCCCATGATTTGGTTGCTAAAGTTCGCCAATATGACAAGAAAGGTTTAATGGTTGGCATTGATGCATTTCTGCAGCAATACAGCCTAGAGACGCAGGAAGGTATCATCCTGATGTGTCTAGCCGAAGCGCTATTGCGTATCCCTGATGCGGCAACTGCCGATGCCCTCATTCAAGATAAGCTATCAGGTGCAAAATGGGACAAGCATATGAGTCAAAGCGACTCTACGCTAGTCAATGCTTCTACTTGGGGCTTGATGCTAACAGGCAAGATTGTCACTCTCGATAAAAATATCGATGGTAAGCCTAGTAGCCTATTAAACCGTTTGGTTAACCGTATGGGTGAACCTGTGATCCGCCAAGCTATGCTTGCTGCAATGAAGATCATGGGGAAACAGTTTGTTTTGGGCACCTGTATCAAAGATGGCCTTAAAAACAGTGAAGCTAACCGTAAGATTGGCTATACACATAGTTACGACATGCTAGGTGAAGCGGCGTTAACGAAAACTGACGCTGACAAGTACTTCGATGAATACTCATCTGCCATCGCGGCTCTTGGTTCACAAAGCTACGATGAGAGCAAGGCTCCTCGTCCAACCATCTCTATCAAGCTATCAGCCCTTCATCCAAGATATGAAGTGGCCAATCAAGATCGTGTCCTTTCAGAACTCTATGACACACTCATCAAGTTAATTCAGCAGGGTCGCCAGCTTAATGTCGGTATCACTATCGATGCAGAAGAGATGGATAGACTCGAGCTTCACTTAAAACTATTCCAGAAGCTCTATAACTCAGATGCAGCAAAAGGCTGGGGATTATTAGGTATCGTGGTACAGACATACGCTAAGCGTGGTTTGCCGGTACTTTGCTGGTTAACTCGTCTGGCTAAAGATCAGGGTGATGAGATCCCCGTGCGTCTCGTTAAAGGCGCATACTGGGACAGCGAGCTCAAATGGGCTCAGCAAGCAGGCGAAGCGGGCTATTCCCTCTTTACCCGCAAAGCAGGAACTGATGTTTCTTATCTTGCATCGGCACGCTATCTACTGTCAGATGCCACTAGAGGTGCTATCTACCCACAGTTTGCAACACATAATGCTCAATCGGTTGCTGCGATAATGGATATTGCTGGCGATCGCCTGTATGAATTTCAACGTCTACATGGCATGGGACAGGAGCTTTACGACACCTTAATCGCTGAATGCCCAACGACGCGAATTCGTATCTACGCGCCCATTGGTGAACATAAAGAGTTACTCCCCTACCTAGTGCGCCGTTTATTAGAAAATGGGGCGAATACCTCATTTGTCCATAAGCTTGTCGATCCTAAGGTTGCGATTGAATCACTTGTGGTTCACCCAATCACAACCTTACAAAAGTATAAGACGCTCTCAAACAACAAGATCGTACAGCCAGCCGATATTTTTGGCTCATCGCGTAAAAACTCCAAGGGATTAAACATGAACATCATCTCTGAATCTGAGCCTTTCTTCGCTGCAATAGACAAATTCAAAGATACTACTTGGCATGCTGGTCCTCTGGTTAATGGTGAAGTACTCAGCGGCGAGACCAATGAAATTGTTAGCCCATTCGATACCACTCAAGTGGTTGGTAAGCTTGCTTTCGCTAACAATCAAGCGATTGAGCAAGCACTGTCTGGTGCAGAGAAAGCATTCCCAGCTTGGTGTAATACGCCTGTAGAAGAGCGAGCTTCGGCTCTACAAAAGCTCGCTGATCTGCTTGAAGAGAACCGCGAAGAGCTTATTGCACTTTGTACTCGTGAAGCGGGTAAAAGCATTCAAGATGGTATCGACGAAGTACGTGAAGCGGTAGATTTCTGTCGCTATTATGCCGTTCAAGCCAAAAAGATGATGGCGCAGCCTGAACTCCTCCCTGGCCCTACAGGTGAATTGAACGAGCTGTTTATTCAAGGCCGAGGCATCTTCGTCTGTATCAGCCCATGGAACTTCCCATTAGCTATCTTTATTGGTCAAGTGGCTGCAGCGCTCGCGGCGGGTAATACCGTTGTTGCTAAACCTGCAGAGCAAACCTCTATCGTCGGCTTCCGCGCGGTGCAACTTGCACATGAGGCTGGCATTCCTAAAGAGGTGCTACAGTTCCTACCTGGTACAGGTGCGACTGTCGGTGCAGCAATCACCTCAGATGAGCGAATTGGCGGTGTTTGCTTTACAGGCTCTACTGGAACGGCGAAGCTGATTAACCGTACTCTAGCAATGCGTGAAGGCGCTATCATCCCATTGATCGCTGAAACAGGTGGCCAAAATGCCATGGTGGTTGATTCAACATCACAACCTGAGCAAGTCGTCCATGATGTCATTGATTCATCGTTCACCAGTGCTGGTCAACGTTGCTCGGCGCTTCGTGTTCTTTTCCTTCAAGAAGATATCGCAGACCGAGTGCTTGAAGTGATGAAAGGTGCGATGGATGAGCTAACGATTGGTAACCCTAGCTCGGTGAAAACCGATGTCGGACCTGTCATCGATGCGGCTGCACAAGCTAATTTGAATGCACATATTGACCATATCAAACAAGTTGGCACTCTGCTTAAGCAGCTCGAACTGCCCGCGGGTACTGAGAACGGTTACTTCGTTGCACCGACCGCTGTAGAGATTGATTCTATCAAGGTACTTGAGAAGGAACATTTCGGTCCAATTCTACATGTTATCCGTTATAAAGCCGCCGATCTCTCCAAGGTAATCGATGAGATCAATTCAACTGGTTTTGGTCTGACTTTAGGTATTCACAGCCGTAACGAAGGCCATGCGCTTGAAATTGCTAGCAAGGTCAATGTAGGCAACGTCTATATCAATCGTAACCAGATTGGCGCTGTCGTCGGCGTGCAGCCATTTGGTGGTCAAGGTCTGTCGGGCACTGGTCCTAAAGCAGGTGGTCCTCACTACCTAACACGTTTTATCACCGAGAAAACCCGTACCAACAACATCACTGCGATCGGTGGCAATGCCACTCTGCTATCGCTTGGTGATAGTGACGACTAA
- the cydC gene encoding heme ABC transporter ATP-binding protein/permease CydC, with protein MRALLPFIKLFKHQWLMMFTGLVLSVTTLMAGIGLLSLSGWFLSAAGVAGLTAATAMMFNYFTPAGGVRFLSIVRTASRYGERLATHEATFKLLTQLRSWAWRKLLPLSASNMQGLRQGDLLNRLVADIDTLDHLYLRLLTPMAASLLMLGSLYLFVAWIDADLALVLCGSLLLVWLLLPWIFYFLGRKPGVGILESKRAYRIEVLEFIQGLAEISLFGADERFRARLAESEANLLDNQRAMANVTALSQGALILCHGLVVVLILYMAASGVGEHLPPGPMLAMIVFMTLACIEMLMPIAGAFQHLSACVSAAGRVNELVEQEPGIRFNDQNTARVTQGELLLENISFSYEQGEREKSKVLKGITLSIKPGEKVALLGQTGCGKSSLLSLITREWQPNSGRILLDGIETDQYSQQALTDGISLVSQRIYLFSGTLRDNLSLAQKPVAKLPTRAERRLAKDVNDKLLIDVLQRVGLSSLIQSKSPLDAWIGEGGRQLSGGEQRRIGVARVLLRDAPVLLLDEPTEGLDKRTEREILHLLFEFAKEKSVLMISHRLTAMAQMDMIHLMEEGQLRVSGSHDELLAQDDYYASLNHKLN; from the coding sequence ATGAGAGCCTTACTGCCTTTTATTAAACTGTTTAAACATCAGTGGCTGATGATGTTCACAGGCTTGGTGCTGAGCGTTACGACGTTAATGGCTGGCATAGGCTTACTCTCTTTGTCTGGTTGGTTCTTATCGGCAGCAGGGGTTGCTGGTTTAACTGCGGCAACAGCGATGATGTTTAACTACTTTACCCCAGCTGGTGGGGTAAGGTTTCTGTCAATTGTCAGAACGGCCAGCCGATACGGTGAACGTTTAGCTACCCATGAAGCAACGTTTAAATTGCTGACGCAGCTTCGCAGCTGGGCTTGGCGTAAACTGCTGCCATTGAGTGCCAGTAATATGCAGGGACTTAGGCAAGGCGATTTGCTTAACAGGCTAGTTGCGGATATTGATACCTTAGATCATCTTTATCTAAGGCTGCTCACTCCAATGGCTGCTTCTTTGTTGATGCTGGGAAGCCTGTATTTGTTTGTGGCTTGGATTGATGCCGATTTAGCTTTAGTCCTGTGCGGTAGCTTGCTCTTAGTGTGGCTGTTATTGCCTTGGATATTCTACTTCCTTGGCCGTAAACCTGGCGTGGGAATACTTGAAAGCAAGCGGGCTTATCGGATTGAAGTGCTTGAGTTTATTCAGGGACTCGCTGAGATTTCGCTATTTGGTGCTGATGAACGTTTTAGGGCTCGATTAGCTGAATCAGAAGCTAATTTACTCGACAATCAACGGGCGATGGCAAACGTAACCGCTTTGAGCCAAGGGGCATTAATTCTATGTCATGGGCTTGTGGTGGTACTTATATTGTATATGGCTGCATCCGGCGTCGGTGAGCACCTGCCTCCAGGACCTATGCTGGCTATGATAGTGTTTATGACCTTGGCATGTATCGAGATGTTGATGCCGATAGCGGGCGCTTTTCAACATCTTTCTGCGTGTGTCTCGGCTGCCGGCAGGGTCAATGAGTTAGTGGAGCAAGAGCCTGGCATCCGTTTTAATGATCAAAATACTGCCCGTGTGACTCAAGGTGAGCTGTTGCTTGAAAACATTAGCTTCTCCTACGAGCAAGGTGAGCGAGAAAAGAGCAAGGTGCTTAAGGGGATAACCTTATCCATTAAACCGGGTGAGAAGGTGGCCTTACTTGGGCAAACGGGTTGTGGCAAGTCGAGCTTGTTGTCATTAATTACTCGGGAGTGGCAGCCTAACTCTGGTCGTATTTTACTTGATGGTATCGAGACTGACCAATATAGTCAGCAAGCCTTAACGGATGGGATCTCACTTGTTAGTCAGCGTATTTACTTGTTCAGTGGTACTTTAAGAGACAACTTATCATTAGCACAGAAGCCTGTTGCTAAACTGCCAACACGGGCCGAGCGTAGGTTGGCTAAAGACGTAAACGATAAGCTGCTGATTGATGTGCTACAACGCGTCGGGCTTAGTTCATTAATCCAAAGTAAATCACCACTAGATGCTTGGATAGGAGAGGGGGGCAGACAGCTGTCAGGTGGAGAGCAGCGCCGTATTGGGGTCGCTAGAGTTCTACTTCGAGATGCACCAGTGCTGTTACTTGATGAGCCAACAGAAGGCTTAGATAAGCGCACCGAGCGAGAGATCCTTCACTTGCTGTTCGAGTTTGCTAAAGAGAAGAGTGTCTTGATGATAAGTCACAGGCTGACAGCTATGGCGCAGATGGATATGATCCACCTGATGGAAGAGGGCCAGTTGAGAGTATCGGGTAGTCATGACGAGCTACTCGCTCAAGATGATTACTATGCGAGCCTAAATCATAAGTTGAACTAG
- a CDS encoding methyl-accepting chemotaxis protein produces MTLTIKRKIQIAILVICAAISIIQASISISQLQNETTKAISASINESRKSTSDFISGWLKTRQQILLANEPLIRQTADVEREMLVTLHAGGFMSVYAGLDSGEVIYGNQEEVWPDDYDPRSRNWYQQAQGSHQTIITEPYVDFDGSTVVTLAKAFNGSLRGVIAADLTVDHIAEHVEQLQFPNQGFAFLLDENNKVLAYHDTSKLQQTANQIDPSLTDNMIGQLRQNQNLASISWGRSGENKLVQLTPIAGTGWTLGIVVDKALAYASVDQQIQSMLVAIFVLFVLIFTLATLAINRMLVPLYKLTEAVEALSQGNGDLTHRFEVKQLDEIGQLSKHMNEFLQTLQTMMTEITSDASMLITQVKTSSSLANQASKGVSAQHQDVHQIATAIHEMSATANEVANHAEMTANASQESAASCQHGKDIIIQSNTSIAALSEQLLATSEVVNQLEHNATEINLILSTIQSIAEQTNLLALNAAIEAARAGEQGRGFAVVADEVRVLSRRTQDSTEEIRAMILTLQNNSRLAVSNMQSSTEIAVQSVQYSEDAQQSLSLITRSISEISDMAMQIASAAEEQRAVSEDISKNTQAINDVSDALAGQTQEVSNNADQMLTISEHLSQRVGQFKI; encoded by the coding sequence ATGACCCTAACAATCAAACGAAAAATTCAGATAGCTATTTTAGTTATCTGTGCTGCGATCAGTATTATCCAAGCCAGCATTTCTATCTCGCAACTTCAAAATGAAACCACCAAGGCTATTTCAGCCAGCATCAACGAGAGCAGAAAGTCCACCAGCGACTTCATCAGTGGATGGCTCAAAACTCGTCAACAGATATTGCTCGCTAATGAGCCATTAATCAGACAAACAGCCGATGTTGAAAGAGAGATGTTAGTCACCTTACATGCCGGTGGGTTTATGTCTGTCTATGCCGGACTCGATTCTGGGGAAGTCATTTACGGTAATCAGGAGGAAGTCTGGCCTGACGATTACGATCCTAGGAGTCGTAACTGGTATCAACAGGCTCAAGGCTCACATCAAACTATCATCACTGAGCCTTATGTCGATTTCGATGGCAGCACAGTAGTCACCTTAGCCAAAGCGTTTAACGGTAGCTTGCGTGGAGTTATTGCAGCAGATTTGACTGTCGATCATATCGCCGAGCATGTGGAACAATTACAGTTCCCCAACCAAGGTTTTGCCTTTCTGCTCGATGAAAATAATAAGGTACTCGCTTACCATGACACTTCAAAGCTACAGCAGACGGCAAATCAAATAGATCCCAGCCTCACCGATAATATGATTGGTCAGCTTCGTCAGAATCAGAACCTAGCAAGCATCTCTTGGGGGAGGAGTGGTGAGAATAAGCTAGTACAACTCACTCCCATTGCCGGTACGGGCTGGACTTTAGGCATAGTCGTAGATAAAGCCCTGGCATACGCGTCTGTCGATCAACAAATTCAAAGCATGCTAGTCGCCATTTTTGTCCTATTTGTGCTCATATTTACCTTAGCAACCTTAGCTATAAATCGTATGCTTGTCCCCCTGTATAAATTAACTGAAGCAGTTGAAGCACTCTCACAAGGTAACGGCGATCTGACCCATAGATTCGAGGTTAAGCAACTCGATGAAATAGGCCAGTTATCTAAGCATATGAATGAGTTTTTGCAAACTTTGCAGACCATGATGACAGAGATAACCTCTGATGCGTCTATGCTTATCACGCAAGTAAAAACCTCATCGTCACTGGCAAATCAAGCCAGTAAAGGCGTGTCTGCGCAGCATCAAGATGTGCATCAAATCGCCACCGCTATCCATGAAATGTCAGCTACAGCTAACGAAGTAGCTAATCATGCCGAGATGACAGCCAACGCCTCACAAGAATCAGCTGCATCATGCCAACATGGAAAAGATATCATCATCCAGAGCAATACCTCTATTGCAGCACTGTCAGAGCAGTTACTTGCAACCTCAGAGGTGGTTAATCAGCTCGAACACAATGCCACAGAGATCAACCTGATTTTATCGACAATTCAATCTATCGCCGAACAAACTAACCTGCTTGCCCTCAATGCTGCCATTGAAGCCGCTCGCGCAGGAGAGCAAGGCCGTGGTTTTGCCGTTGTCGCCGATGAGGTCAGAGTGTTGAGTAGACGCACTCAAGATTCGACCGAAGAGATCCGTGCAATGATCTTAACCCTGCAAAACAATAGTCGCCTCGCGGTGAGTAACATGCAATCGAGCACCGAAATTGCAGTCCAAAGCGTCCAATACTCGGAAGACGCTCAACAGAGCTTAAGCTTGATCACTCGCTCAATCTCCGAGATCTCTGATATGGCGATGCAGATAGCCAGTGCAGCCGAGGAGCAAAGAGCTGTTTCAGAAGATATTAGTAAGAATACCCAAGCCATCAATGATGTTTCCGATGCACTAGCGGGACAGACACAGGAAGTGAGCAACAATGCTGACCAGATGCTGACTATCTCTGAACATCTTAGCCAACGTGTCGGTCAATTTAAGATCTAA